In one Fundulus heteroclitus isolate FHET01 chromosome 3, MU-UCD_Fhet_4.1, whole genome shotgun sequence genomic region, the following are encoded:
- the LOC105920036 gene encoding sperm acrosome membrane-associated protein 6: protein MCKAILWLASVSLLICPAVSCYECFVEVEDSLRLCWGHVLTHENVRNVDECFRMLDRIFNTNESVIEAGRVGEGYDIKLKEILDAEILPIVEEFDQQLNKDSVYESRLLTAADNFIAAASKLPRVSGCFPPCGFQSAGAVYNCITCQYDSCEFPLDCPVQEIEVMENSGARMWCDVPFDLPNDIEVIWRFAEEVKTQEMDQFKEVTAGVDRLYSIPSTRLQHQGTYQCEMYSGSRSIVRLYFYITVTPQLVAGHTELQEIFDLSLLPGGQLLAAPGAAPRSFLRLLLFLLTTCLTTSLLLLFLSLGVLYWTSVSEEERPVGNTDEDEVLGPVLL from the exons ATGTGCAAGGCTATTTTGTGGCTCGCAAGTGTTAGTTTGCTGATTTGCCCCGCTGTGAGCTGCTACGAGTGCTTCGTCGAGGTGGAAGACAGCCTTCGGCTGTGCTGGGGTCACGTTCTGACGCACGAAAACGTCCGAAACGTGGACGAGTGCTTTAGGATGCTGGACCGCATATTCAACACGAACGAGAGCGTGATAGAGGCTGGAAGAGTGG GTGAAGGCTATGACATCAAGCTGAAGGAGATACTAGACGCTGAGATCCTCCCCATAGTGGAGGAGTTTGACCAGCAGCTGAATAAGG ACAGCGTGTACGAGAGCAGGCTGCTGACAGCAGCAGACAATTTCATTGCAGCTGCCTCCAAACTGCCTAGAG TCTCTGGGTGTTTTCCTCCATGTG GTTttcagagtgcaggcgctgtgTACAACTGTATCACCTGCCAGTATGACTCCTGTGAATTCCCACTCGACTGTCCAG ttcaaGAAATTGAGGTAATGGAGAACAGCGGGGCCCGAATGTGGTGTGATGTGCCTTTTGATCTACCAAATGATATTGAGGTGATCTGGAGGTTTGCAGAGGAG GTGAAAACGCAGGAAATGGACCAGTTTAAGGAGGTGACAGCAGGAGTGGACAGGCTCTACTCCATTCCATCAACCCGCTTGCAGCATCAGGGCACTTATCAGTGCGAGATGTACTCAGGCAGTCGCTCCATTGTCAGGCTCTACTTCTACATCACAG TGACCCCCCAGCTTGTGGCAGGCCACACAGAGCTGCAGGAGATATTTGACCTGTCTCTGCTCCCAGGAGGGCAGTTACTCGCCGCGCCTGGCGCAGCTCCTCGCTCcttcctccgcctcctcctgtTTCTTCTCACCACCTGTTTAACCActtcactgctgctgctgttcctctccCTGGG GGTCTTGTACTGGACATCGGTGTCAGAGGAAGAGCGTCCTGTTGGAAATACAGATGAAGACGAAGTTTTGGGGCCTGTCTTGTTATGA